Genomic segment of Shewanella sp. OMA3-2:
GCAATTATTGGGTAAAGCACCGATGGCTTTTTGTTGGTTAGCTTTTGGCTCGCAAGGTAGGCAAGATCAAGTGGCTTGTTCAGATCAAGATAATGGTTTGTTGTTAGCACATGAGCCGGATGAGTTAGCCGCTGTATATTTCGATAAATTATCCCATGCAGTTTGCAAAGGGTTAGACCAATGCGGTTATATCTATTGTCCTGGGGACATTATGGCGCAAAATCCTAAGTGGCGATTATCACTACAAAAATGGCAACTTAAATTCAAAAAGTGGGTGCTCACACCAGAGCCTAAAGCCTTAATGCACGCGAGTATTTTCTTTGACATGCGTGCGGTTTATGGTCCGAAAACCTTGTTTGATGAGTTACAAAACTCAGTCATGTCGCATACCCAGAACAATGATATTTTTTTAGCTGGCATGGCGGGTAACTCATTACAGCAATCTCCGCCATTAGGTTTTTTTAGAAAATTTGTACTTGAACGAGATGGAAGTGAAGTCAAAGGAATGGACTTAAAACATAAGGGCAGCGCATTGATCAATGATATCGCCAGAGTCTATGCTCTAAGTGCTGGCATTAAAGAGGTCAATACCGCTAAACGTATTCGCGCCTTAATGGACGCCAATATCATTAACCGGAAAGATGCGCTCAATTTAGCCGACGCCCACGAGTTTATTGCGCATATGCGCTTAGCTAATCAGGGATATCAGGCTACCAATAACTTGGTTGTCAGTAACTTTTTAAAGCCGCAGGACTTATCATCTTTATTGCGTCATCAATTACGCGATGCGTTTAAAGTGGTACATGATGCTCAATCGGGTCTAAAACTTAAGTTTACTCGGAGTTTTTAGTGGTTAATCATTTATGGCTTAAAAGTCGATTTTGGTTAGATGCACTTATCAACCCCCGTGGTGACAATAGGATATTAGCTGACTACCAACAGGCATTAACAAATCAGTTTAACCAAACAATATGTGATGCAAAGTTGATGGCGATTGATTTGGAAATGACAGGTCTTGATTCTGAGAAGGATCAGATAATCAGTATTGGCATTGTGCCTATTATTCAGGGGCAATTACCGCTGGCTAAAGCTCAGCATTTAATGATTTCAATCAACGGTAGTGTCGGCATAAGTGCCACAGTTCATGGTATTGTAGACCATCAACTAACAGATGCCTTGCCGATTGATTTAGCAATGAATTGGTTACTTAAAGAAACCCAAGGACATATTTTAGTGGCGCATCATGCCCCGATGGACATGGCCTTTATTCAAAAAAACTTACACAGAGTATTTGGACAGAAAATACTATTGCCTTTTATTGACACCTTAGCGATTGAAAAAACACGCTATCTACGCCAGCATGGCCAATTAGTTGAAGGATGTGTTCGATTAGGACAAAGTAGAGCGCGGTATCATTTGCCTGTATACGGTGGCCATAATGCACTGATAGATGCGATAGCTTGTGCAGAGTTATTATTAGCGCAAGTATCAGCTTTAGGTGGACTTAAAACCATCAAATGTCATGAATTAATTGGTTTAACTAAATAACTTTAATTAACAGCTTTAATTCAAACGCAAAAATATGCCAGTCAATTGACTGGCATATTTTATGAGTACAATAGGACCTCGTTTTTTATAATAGCTCTATCGACCTTCTTGCTCAGCCTTTTTGAAAAAATAATCTACCGCAGGTTTGATGAGCTCCAATGCCGTTTGCTCACACTCCGGTACTTTAGCATCACTCTTATTCACTGGCGTAATTCGTTCACCCCATTTGAAGAGTAAAGCTGCTGAAGTCAGGCCGGCACCAAATGCACATGACAAAATAGTTTGTCCTGGCTTAATTAAGCCTTTATCTAATGCATCACAAATTGCAATAGGAATCGTCGCCGCAGAAGTGTTGCCATAGTTTTCTATATTAACGATGGCTTTTTCTTTAGGAATTTTCATTCGGCTAACTAATGTATCAATAATACGCTCGTTAGCCTGATGGGGAATGACCCAATCGACATCATCTTTATCGATAGCGCATTTCTCAAGCACTTTAGTACTTAACGACCCCATGCCTTGAATCGCACGTTTAAATATTTCTTGGCCATTAAATTGGATATAGAAATCTAAAGAGCTACTATCTAAGCGGTCCATTTGACTACCAAAATTTGACTTTAAAATCTCACGTCCCTCAGGGTCGTTATTAAGCTCGTAACCTAATACTCCGCCTGCTTCTTCGCGTGCCTCTAACACTACAGCCCCAGCACCATCACCAAATAGCACCGCAGTTTCACGGCGAGACCAATCTAAATAAAAAGACAAACGCTCAGCACCGATAATGAGCACTTTTTTATTTTGGCCGCTTTTAATTAGCGAACTGGCTAGTCCCACACCGTATAAAAAACCACTGCATGCAGCATTAATATCAAATGCACCACATGTCGCGCCAATATTGGCTTGTACGGTAGAGGCAATATTAGGAATGAGTGTGTCAGGGCTAGCTGTTGCTAAAATAATTAAATCTAACTCACTGCCGTCGATCCCTGCGGCAGCTAAAGCATGCTTTGCCGCTACGCTGGCAAGAACAGAAGTATTTACATGACTAATATTGCGTTTGCTAATTCCGGTACGAGATTTAATCCACTCATCAGAAGTTTCCATAAAAGTGGCAAGGTCATCGTTGGTTAGCGATGCAGGAGGGACAGCTTTTCCCCATCCGGTGATATGTGCATACTGCATAAAACTTCTCTCAATGTATAAAATAAAACAGGCAATTAAGGCAATGTTTAACCACTTTTAAAAAGTTGGCTAGTTTAGATGCTGAACAACCAATTTTTTAATGGCTTCAGCAGCGTGAAGAATGTGTTCACGTAATAAGTGTGTGGCTTTTTCAATATCTTTTTTCTTACATAACTCAAGCAACTCGCGGTGCTCTTTTTCTGCAGTGGGGATCCCACCTGTTAACAACAGCTGCAAACGAATATAGCGATCGCAATTAGTATTTAAACCGTGAACGACCTCAAGAGTGTGGTTGCGATTAGCTGCTTTATATAAGCAGGTATGAAATTGGGTATTAAGCTCACTCCAACTCGCTACAGAATCTTGACGTTTAAACGCCATTTCTAGGGCTTTAAGTACCGTTTCGGCGTCATTAATGTCTTCATCTTGTAAATTAGGTATTGCTTTAGCCAGTAAATCAGACTCAATCATGGCTCTGAGCTCGAATAACTCTGTTACCTGTTCGATTGACAATACTGTAGCTGTTGCGCCTTTATGAGGTTCAAACTTAACTAATCCTTCGGCTTCTAATTGTACCAAGGCTTCACGAACAGGAATGCGGCTAACGTTCAATTGTTCTGCAATAGCAGATTGACGTAATGGTTCGCCACCTTTTATACCACCAGAAAGGATCTGTTCTCTGAGCACTTCAACTACGAGTTGAGTACGCGTTTTGTGAATGATAGGGGGTATATTAGTCATTAGCTCTTTTTGTTTTCGCGAAAATAACCGAGCAAGGTTACCGCTTCATGGCATCTTAATAAAGTGAAACATGGTCATTGTCGATAATTATCCTTTAATGGACTGGCTCAAATGCCAAGACGATGTGATAATTAACCCAGAAAATTAATGAGGGTGTATAAGTGAATAAAGCAGTTTTTCTTGACCGAGACGGGGTGATCAACAAAGATCATGGCTATGTATATCAAACCGATGACTTTGAATATATTGAAGGCGTGTTCGATGCCTGCCTCGCTTTGAAGAAAATGGGCTACAAACTTGTTGTTGTGACTAATCAGTCGGGTATTGCCAGAGGCATGTACAGTGAGGATCAATTTCATTTTTTAACAGAATGGATGGATTGGAACTTTGCAGACAAAGGTATCGAACTGGATGGTATCTATTATTGCCCGCATCATCCGGAAAAGGGATTAGGTGAATATAAGCAAGATTGTGATTGCCGTAAACCAAAACCAGGCATGATGTTAGAAGCGGCCAAATTTTTAAACATTGATTTAGCCAATTCAATTATGGTCGGCGACAAAGCTGGTGATATGCGTGCTGCTAAAGCTGCGGGTATTGGTCATAGTATTTTAGTTCGCAGTGGTAAGACGGTCGACGAAGCTGGTATTGATATCGCTTCTATTGTTGTAGATAGCATTGCTGACGTCCCCGCTTTTGTAAAAACACTCAGCTGATATACGGCTAAAAATGGCCTTTAGGGCCTTTTTTGATGGTTAATTACACGCTTAGTGTAAAAACTGTTCGGTTAGTCGTTTTTTTTGAAAGTTTTTGCAAAAAGGGGTTGCGGTAAAATCTACTATCCCTATAATGCGCACCACTGACACGGAACACGGCGTCTAACGCAAGTTACCAGGTCCGCTCTTTAACAATTTATCAAGTAATCTGTGTGGACATTCACAGGTATTGAGTTATTCGAAATTGTCTTCTGTTCTTCGGAATGTTGGCAATCAAAAAATTTAACTCAATGATGAGAATGTTCATAGTAATATGAAACTACAGCAATGTAGTTAGTAATTTGTTAGCTCTTTGAGCGAAGCGAATTATGACAGTAGAATTCATTGAGTCGTTCGACGTAGTCGAACAAAAAAACTTTAATTGAAGAGTTTGATCATGGCTCAGATTGAACGCTGGCGGCAGGCCTAACACATGCAAGTCGAGCGGCAGCGGGAAGATAGCTTGCTATCTTTGCCGGCGAGCGGCGGACGGGTGAGTAATGCCTAGGGATCTGCCCAGTCGAGGGGGATAACAGTTGGAAACGACTGCTAATACCGCATACGCCCTACGGGGGAAAGGAGGGGACCTTCGGGCCTTTCGCGATTGGATGAACCTAGGTGGGATTAGCTAGTTGGTGAGGTAATGGCTCACCAAGGCGACGATCCCTAGCTGTTCTGAGAGGATGATCAGCCACACTGGGACTGAGACACGGCCCAGACTCCTACGGGAGGCAGCAGTGGGGAATATTGCACAATGGGCGAAAGCCTGATGCAGCCATGCCGCGTGTGTGAAGAAGGCCTTCGGGTTGTAAAGCACTTTCAGTAGGGAGGAAAGGTAGGCGTTTAATAAACGGTTACTGTGACGTTACCTACAGAAGAAGGACCGGCTAACTCCGTGCCAGCAGCCGCGGTAATACGGAGGGTCCGAGCGTTAATCGGAATTACTGGGCGTAAAGCGTGCGCAGGCGGTTTTTTAAGCCAGATGTGAAAGCCCTGGGCTCAACCTAGGAATAGCATTTGGAACTGGGGAACTAGAGTCTTGTAGAGGGAGGTAGAATTTCAGGTGTAGCGGTGAAATGCGTAGATATCTGAAGGAATACCGGTGGCGAAGGCGGCCTCCTGGACAAAGACTGACGCTCATGCACGAAAGCGTGGGGAGCAAACAGGATTAGATACCCTGGTAGTCCACGCCGTAAACGATGTCTACTCGGAGTTTGGTGACTTAGTCACTGGGCTCCCAAGCTAACGCATTAAGTAGACCGCCTGGGGAGTACGGCCGCAAGGTTAAAACTCAAATGAATTGACGGGGGCCCGCACAAGCGGTGGAGCATGTGGTTTAATTCGATGCAACGCGAAGAACCTTACCTACTCTTGACATCCACAGAAGATTGCAGAGATGCGATTGTGCCTTCGGGAACTGTGAGACAGGTGCTGCATGGCTGTCGTCAGCTCGTGTTGTGAAATGTTGGGTTAAGTCCCGCAACGAGCGCAACCCCTATCCTTATTTGCCAGCGAGTTATGTCGGGAACTTTAGGGAGACTGCCGGTGATAAACCGGAGGAAGGTGGGGACGACGTCAAGTCATCATGGCCCTTACGAGTAGGGCTACACACGTGCTACAATGGCGTATACAGAGGGTTGCAAAGCCGCGAGGTGGAGCTAATCTCACAAAGTACGTCGTAGTCCGGATTGGAGTCTGCAACTCGACTCCATGAAGTCGGAATCGCTAGTAATCGTGAATCAGAATGTCACGGTGAATACGTTCCTGGCCTTGTACACACCGCCCGTCACACCATGGGAGTGGGCTGCAAAAGAAGTGGGTAGTTTAACCTTCGGGAGAACGCTCACCACTTTGTGGTTCATGACTGGGGTGAAGTCGTAACAAGGTAGCCCTAGGGGAACCTGGGGCTGGATCACCTCCTTACCTATACGACTAACTCAATACCTAAAGTGCAGAGATGCATGTGAGTGTTCACACAGATTACTTGATAGAAAGAAAGAGAAATTATGTTGGGTCTGTAGCTCAGCTGGTTAGAGCGCACCCCTGATAAGGGTGAGGTCGGTGGTTCAAGTCCACTCTGACCCACCAATCTTTCCTACTCTGCGTTGGAAGATAACTCGTTTAGTGAACTAAATGTCGTCATCATCCGCCTTGATTAGAAATGATTGGCAAGCCAAATAAATTGGCTGACCTTCTTAGAAGGTGAACATAAATTCTCGCTGTATGTAAAGGGGTTATAGCTCAGCTGGGAGAGCGCCTGCCTTGCACGCAGGAGGTCTGCGGTTCGATCCCGCATAGCTCCACCATTCATCTTAGATGAAATACATACACATTGGTCAGAGATGCCAAAGATAAGTGAAAAATTTATCTTTGGCTTTTTTAAGCCCGCTCTTTAACAATTTGGAAAGCTGATAGTACTAACTAAAGGCGCATAGATGATGATTCGTTGTCGTTTGTGTGATTATGTTAGTGCGAAAAACGTTAATACGAAAGTATTAACACTTGAGTTCTCAAAACACTGTTTAAGTGTCTTGAATATTCTAAAAACTAAGGCGAGTCACACTTCCTGGTCGGGAGTGAGACAAGTAAAAACCAGCTGGTCACAATATGACCCTGTTTTTCTTAGGCTCTTTTAGCAATAAAAGAAACTAAGCGCAGTTAATCGCTTATTAGGCAAGGCTTGAAGTTGAACGACGAATGAGTGTAGCAGCGCTACATGATTGAATCGTGAAACTGAAAACGCAGCATAATAAGATGAGTAACAAGCGAAAAAAGAAAGACTCATTTGGGTTGTATGGTTAAGTGACTAAGCGTATACGGTGGATGC
This window contains:
- the gmhB gene encoding D-glycero-beta-D-manno-heptose 1,7-bisphosphate 7-phosphatase, with product MNKAVFLDRDGVINKDHGYVYQTDDFEYIEGVFDACLALKKMGYKLVVVTNQSGIARGMYSEDQFHFLTEWMDWNFADKGIELDGIYYCPHHPEKGLGEYKQDCDCRKPKPGMMLEAAKFLNIDLANSIMVGDKAGDMRAAKAAGIGHSILVRSGKTVDEAGIDIASIVVDSIADVPAFVKTLS
- a CDS encoding GntR family transcriptional regulator; translated protein: MTNIPPIIHKTRTQLVVEVLREQILSGGIKGGEPLRQSAIAEQLNVSRIPVREALVQLEAEGLVKFEPHKGATATVLSIEQVTELFELRAMIESDLLAKAIPNLQDEDINDAETVLKALEMAFKRQDSVASWSELNTQFHTCLYKAANRNHTLEVVHGLNTNCDRYIRLQLLLTGGIPTAEKEHRELLELCKKKDIEKATHLLREHILHAAEAIKKLVVQHLN
- a CDS encoding ketoacyl-ACP synthase III gives rise to the protein MQYAHITGWGKAVPPASLTNDDLATFMETSDEWIKSRTGISKRNISHVNTSVLASVAAKHALAAAGIDGSELDLIILATASPDTLIPNIASTVQANIGATCGAFDINAACSGFLYGVGLASSLIKSGQNKKVLIIGAERLSFYLDWSRRETAVLFGDGAGAVVLEAREEAGGVLGYELNNDPEGREILKSNFGSQMDRLDSSSLDFYIQFNGQEIFKRAIQGMGSLSTKVLEKCAIDKDDVDWVIPHQANERIIDTLVSRMKIPKEKAIVNIENYGNTSAATIPIAICDALDKGLIKPGQTILSCAFGAGLTSAALLFKWGERITPVNKSDAKVPECEQTALELIKPAVDYFFKKAEQEGR
- a CDS encoding exonuclease domain-containing protein, giving the protein MVNHLWLKSRFWLDALINPRGDNRILADYQQALTNQFNQTICDAKLMAIDLEMTGLDSEKDQIISIGIVPIIQGQLPLAKAQHLMISINGSVGISATVHGIVDHQLTDALPIDLAMNWLLKETQGHILVAHHAPMDMAFIQKNLHRVFGQKILLPFIDTLAIEKTRYLRQHGQLVEGCVRLGQSRARYHLPVYGGHNALIDAIACAELLLAQVSALGGLKTIKCHELIGLTK